Proteins co-encoded in one Arachis hypogaea cultivar Tifrunner chromosome 11, arahy.Tifrunner.gnm2.J5K5, whole genome shotgun sequence genomic window:
- the LOC140176528 gene encoding aminoaldehyde dehydrogenase ALDH10A8, chloroplastic-like — protein MVVERKDHLAKLESLDCRKPLDEAAWDMDDVAGCFEFYAGLAKNLDAKQKARVSLPMETFKSYVLNESIGVVGLITPWN, from the exons ATGGTCGTCGAGAGAAAGGATCACCTCGCTAAGCTTGAATCCCTTGATTGCAGAAAACCACTCGATGAAGCTGCCTGGGACATG GATGATGTTGCTGGTTGCTTCGAGTTTTATGCTGGCCTTGCCAAGAACCTCGACGCTAAGCAGAAGGCACGCGTTTCTCTTCCCATGGAAACTTTCAAGAGTTATGTCCTCAATGAATCCATTGGTGTTGTTGGATTAATCACCCCatg GAACTAA